One Nostoc sp. CENA543 genomic window, GGGTCTATGACTTAACAGCTATTGAGTCAGCTATGACCGATGACCTAGAGTTATTGGAACAACGAATACTACAACGCCGTGAGGTTGGTAAACGATGGACAGATACACCACGGCTCACCATAGCTGAGGAGTTACCAGCGTTGGTGTCATCGTCTGACACGGCTGCTAACTGGGTTGTTAGTCATGCCAAACGTGGACGTAAACCACTATGCTTTATAGCAGCCATCGCACAGAACGACACCGTTAAGAACCTTGGGTTAGAGGGTGATGCTGACCTACGCGACAGTTGTTTTACGAGGGTATACCTTGGCAGTAAAGCAAGAGAACGAGCAAGGAAACTAGGTAATGACGTGTTGTTAGCATGGTTAGAAGCATTTCCGCACGGTCGTTTTATTGTGGATGATAAGCCGTGTGAGTGGGTTGTTAACAACTCCCAAGCATTGATAGACACTTCCCAAACTGGCACACTACCACCGTCATTACTTCCGCAAAGTTTACCAACACAACACGATACCAACACGCCGAAAACCTCGGAAGCCTTGCAGGAAATAGGCGGAAATGGTTTTGCATCGTTGGTCAAGGATGCCAAAAACGCGGTACAGGAAGCCCGTGAGCGTGGTTGTAGCGATACGTACATCATTACTGAGGTTCTAGGGTTTAGCGGTCGGCGTTACGGCGAGGGTAAACGACTACTGGCGATGCTGGAAACCACCGAGTAACTGTGCTATGATATGCTGTAACAGCAATTCAAAAGAGGGGTGAAGCCTATGTCTAGAGGTGGTCACAGACTAGGAGCAGGACGCAAGAA contains:
- a CDS encoding ATP-binding protein; the encoded protein is MTQPQYPTSHIRLLHRLLLTTGFCATLTAVVSLVGVPHALTQQRGLSKAVLLASGLCITVASKRLTSTWLELADVTADLDLLDRRENIAWYQRVISEVKNVTVKYSQRWLDDNIITDPVTYWLNTGKNGLPLKHLLIVGGTGDGKSTLIQAFASRLIGWQFQVYDVDGTVDDWLFVEQQQRVYDLTAIESAMTDDLELLEQRILQRREVGKRWTDTPRLTIAEELPALVSSSDTAANWVVSHAKRGRKPLCFIAAIAQNDTVKNLGLEGDADLRDSCFTRVYLGSKARERARKLGNDVLLAWLEAFPHGRFIVDDKPCEWVVNNSQALIDTSQTGTLPPSLLPQSLPTQHDTNTPKTSEALQEIGGNGFASLVKDAKNAVQEARERGCSDTYIITEVLGFSGRRYGEGKRLLAMLETTE